The following proteins come from a genomic window of Gammaproteobacteria bacterium:
- a CDS encoding DUF3501 family protein gives MAKKIERHDLMTLEEYAQKRSEFRQKALAHKRSRMLAIGPNATLFFEDRLTIQYQVQEMLRIEKLFEPKDIEDELAAYNPLIPDGHNWKATFMLEFEDEQERRAQLRQLVGIESKIWAQIGENDKIFAIANEDLERSTDEKTSAVHFLRFELSDKDIADLKSGASLAFGIAHPNYNAIVAPVPETLKQQLMKDLNAG, from the coding sequence ATGGCTAAGAAGATTGAACGTCACGACCTGATGACACTAGAAGAGTATGCGCAAAAACGTTCAGAGTTCCGTCAAAAAGCGCTTGCCCATAAGCGGTCACGAATGCTGGCGATTGGGCCAAATGCCACTTTGTTTTTTGAAGATCGGCTGACCATCCAATACCAAGTGCAAGAGATGCTCCGTATTGAGAAGTTATTCGAACCGAAAGATATCGAAGATGAGCTTGCGGCTTATAACCCACTCATTCCAGATGGGCACAATTGGAAAGCCACGTTCATGCTTGAGTTTGAGGACGAGCAGGAGCGGCGCGCACAGCTTCGGCAACTTGTTGGTATAGAGTCAAAAATCTGGGCGCAAATCGGTGAGAATGACAAAATTTTTGCCATCGCCAATGAAGACCTCGAAAGAAGTACGGATGAAAAAACGTCCGCCGTACACTTTTTACGGTTTGAACTTTCCGATAAAGATATTGCCGATCTTAAGTCCGGCGCTTCCCTTGCCTTTGGTATAGCGCACCCAAACTACAACGCAATCGTGGCTCCTGTACCAGAAACCCTTAAGCAACAGCTTATGAAAGATCTCAATGCAGGCTGA